One window of Phycodurus eques isolate BA_2022a chromosome 17, UOR_Pequ_1.1, whole genome shotgun sequence genomic DNA carries:
- the sptbn2 gene encoding spectrin family protein isoform X5, which produces MSTISPTDFDSLEIQQQYNDINNRWDLAAETEWDNENSSARLFERSRIKALAEKAMEWDHRDREPCLSPAAFVNQVQYSNILEGRFKQLQDEREAVQKKTFTKWVNSHLGRVTCRISDLYTDLRDGRMLIRLLEVLSGEQLPKPTKGRMRIHCLENVDKALQFLKEQKVHLENMGSHDIVDGNHRLTLGLIWTIILRFQIQDISVETEDNKEKKSAKDALLLWCQMKTAGYPNVNIHNFTTSWRDGLAFNAIVHKHRPDLIEFDTLKRSNAHYNLQNAFNVAEKELGLTKLLDPEDVNVDQPDEKSIITYVATYYHYFSKMKALAVEGKRIGKVLDYAIEADQLIDKYETLASELLEWIEQTIVTLNDRQLANSLSAVQNQLQAFNSYRTVEKPPKFTEKGNLEVLLFTIQSKMRANNQKVYTPREGKLISDINKAWERLEKAEHERELALRNELIRQEKLEMLAARFDRKAAMRETWLSENQRLVSQDNFGTDLGAVEAATRKHEAIETDIGAYWERVAAVEAVAKELEAEGYHDVRRVLARRDNVLRLWEYLKELLVARRERLNAHRDLQRLFEEMRYIMDWMAEMKSRLQCQDSGKHLHDVLDLLQKHTLVEADISAQAERIKAVQGAAKRFTSYDQVYKPCEPGLVSEKVDLLGQAYEELGQLAGQRRERLEDSRRLWQFLWDLGEEAAWIREQEQILTSGECGRDLTSALHLLSKHEAFRDEMAARYGPLSNSIAAGEALVNEGNFGAPEITENMKDIRAQWTHLEETTKLREQKLKDSVALHQFLTDANDMDAWLMETLRQVSSQDVGHDEFSTQTLARKQREIEEEIKSHQPLIESLHEQNQALPQTCANFPEVEGRLPAIERRYKELQSLSVSRRQALEGALALYRMFSEAGACQLWVEEKEKWLHGMEIPTKLEDLEVVQQRFETLEPEMNNVGTSVTDVNKVAEQLLTSDNCNKDQIHQTCDRLNNRWKEFQNLTGQKKQGLESALNIQNYHLECNEIQTWMKEKTKVIESTQSLGNDLTGVMALQRKLTGMERDLEAIQGKLDDLREEAEKLAEEHPDQAGEIQDRLAGIQEVWEELNSTMKRREESLGEASKLQGFLRDLDDFQSWLSRTQTAVASEDSPTSLPEAESLLAQHENIKNEVDNYKEDYEKMRVVGEEVTQGQTDAQHMFLAQRLQALDTGWHELRQMWENRQSLLAQAFDFQTFLRDAKQAEAFLNSQEYVLSHTEMPTSLQGADEAIKKYEDFLTTTDASEEKITGVVEAGRRLINDGNANSDKIQEKVDSIQERHLKNKNAASELLAKLKDNRELQHFLQDGQELTLWINEKMLTAQDMSYDEARNLHSKWQKHQAFMAELASNKDWLDKIDKEGQALVAEKPELKPVVQQTLEDLQRQWEELESTTRTKAQCLFDANRAELFTQSCCALDGWVKNLEGQLHSDDYGKDLTSVNILLKKHQMLEHQMEVREKEVQSLQSQALALSQEDAGLAEVDGQQRRVTDSFSSLQEPLSQRRQRLLASKEAHQFNRDLEDEILWVKERMPLATSTDHGKDLPTVQLLIKKNQTLQKEIQGHQPRIDDIHKRGKTQSQVDKERQSVLEERLVELKELWDQLIGETDKRHARLVEANRAQQFYADAAEAEAWMGEQELHMMSEEKAKDEQSALVMVKKHQTLEQALEDYAQTIHQLANSSRLMVTSEHPESDRITLRQAQVDKLYAGLKDLAEERRGRLQERLRLTQLKREVDDLEQWIAEREVVAGSHELGQDYEHVTMLRDRFREFARDTSTIGQERVDGVNGLADDLIESGHPENASVAEWKDGLNEAWADLLELIDTRTQMLAASYELHRFHQDAMEVLGRVKEKREALPSDLGRDLNTVQHLHRQHNTFENDIQALSGQVNQVQDDAARLQKAYAGEKADDINRSEHAVSSAWQGLLEAGESRRVLLLDTVEKFRFFNMVRDLMLWMDGVNLQIDAHDSPRDVSSADLVIANHQDIKSEIETRADSFTACIDMGNTLINNNHYATDEIREKLGQLQEKRDKINKNWQDKMDYLQIMLEVLQFGRDAYVAESWLAGQEPLVRTADLGSNVDEVESLIKRHEAFEKLAASWEERFVQLEKLTTLEEQDIQRRREEEERARRPPTPATVEEVVQVQSEVESQVHDSAARTSLDQTTLNQSVSVNGVHSDNDTSQGSESENGPGRDSGLASSRLEPSATLPGRGGAESDPDTMEGILCRKQEMESHSKKAATRSWQNVYCVLRKGSLGFYKDGKSATNGIPYHGEVPISLGEAVCEIAHDYKKRKHVFKLRLGDGKEYLFQAKDEAEMSSWISAILSSIPSGSRDSPGGPRVLNRAMTMPPISPGTVDTGGVTMRNKDGKDKDREKRFSFFGKKK; this is translated from the exons ATGAGCGTGAAGCTGTACAGAAGAAGACCTTCACCAAATGGGTGAACTCTCACTTAGGCCGAGTCACTTGTCGCATCAGTGACCTGTACACGGACCTGCGTGATGGCCGCATGCTTATCCGCCTGCTGGAAGTGCTCTCAGGAGAACAGCTG CCAAAGCCCACTAAAGGCCGCATGCGTATCCACTGCTTAGAAAATGTTGATAAAGCCCTGCAATTCCTCAAAGAGCAAAAGGTCCATCTAGAAAACATGGGATCACATGATATTGTGGATGGAAATCACCGTCTTACCCTGGGGCTCATCTGGACCATAATTCTTCGCTTCCAG ATTCAGGACATCAGCGTCGAGACAGAGGACAACAAAGAGAAGAAATCCGCAAAAGATGCCCTTCTCTTGTGGTGCCAAATGAAAACTGCCGG CTACCCCAATGTCAACATCCACAACTTCACTACCAGCTGGAGAGATGGTCTAGCGTTCAATGCCATCGTACACAAACACAG ACCCGACCTGATTGAATTTGACACCCTGAAAAGGTCCAACGCTCACTACAATCTCCAGAATGCTTTCAATGTGGCTGAGAAGGAGCTGGGCCTCACTAAGCTGCTGGACCCAGAAG ATGTTAATGTTGATCAGCCGGATGAGAAGTCCATCATTACCTATGTGGCAACCTACTACCATTACTTCTCAAAGATGAAAGCGCTAGCAGTGGAGGGCAAACGTATTGGCAAG GTTCTTGACTATGCCATTGAGGCTGATCAGCTGATAGACAAGTATGAGACCTTGGCCTCAGAGCTGCTGGAGTGGATCGAGCAGACGATAGTGACTCTGAATGATCGGCAGCTAGCTAACTCACTCAGCGCTGTGCAGAATCAGCTCCAGGCATTTAATTCTTACCGCACTGTGGAGAAACCACCCAA ATTCACAGAGAAAGGAAACTTAGAGGTTCTCCTCTTTACTATCCAGAGCAAGATGAGAGCAAACAACCAGAAAGTTTACACGCCAAGAGAGGGAAAACTAATCTCTGACATCAACAAG GCATGGGAGCGACTTGAAAAGGCAGAGCATGAACGTGAGCTGGCACTCAGAAATGAACTGATTCGCCAAGAAAAGCTCGAGATGCTTGCAGCACGTTTTGACCGCAAAGCTGCTATGCGGGAAACATGGCTGAGTGAGAATCAGCGGTTGGTGTCTCAG GACAATTTTGGAACTGACTTGGGAGCGGTGGAAGCTGCCACTCGTAAACACGAGGCGATTGAGACAGACATTGGTGCATATTGGGAGCGTGTGGCTGCAGTTGAGGCTGTTGCCAAAGAGCTGGAGGCAGAGGGATACCATGATGTGCGACGTGTGCTTGCAAGAAGGGACAATGTGCTTCGTCTCTGGGAATACCTCAAGGAGCTTCTGGTTGCACGCAGAGAACGACTCAATGCCCATCGAGACCTACAGAGGCTGTTTGAAGAGATGCGTTACATCATGGACTGGATGGCTGAGATGAAG AGTCGTCTGCAGTGCCAAGACAGTGGCAAACATTTGCATGATGTTTTGGACCTGCTTCAGAAACACACTCTAGTAGAGGCTGATATTTCTGCTCAGGCAGAGAGAATCAAAGCAGTGCAGGGAGCTGCTAAACGTTTCACTTCTTATGACCAAG TCTACAAACCATGCGAGCCAGGACTGGTTAGTGAAAAGGTCGACTTGCTAGGCCAAGCCTATGAGGAGCTTGGGCAGCTTGCTGGACAACGCAGAGAACGCCTGGAGGACTCTCGTCGCCTATGGCAGTTCCTGTGGGACTTGGGGGAGGAGGCAGCCTGGATCAGAGAGCAGGAGCAGATCCTGACCAGCGGAGAGTGTGGCCGTGACCTCACTTCTGCCCTTCATCTGCTCAGTAAACACGAGGCTTTCAGGGATGAGATGGCAGCCCGCTATGGCCCGTTGAGTAACAGCATTGCTGCGGGGGAAGCTTTGGTGAACGAGGGAAACTTTGGAGCCCCAGAGATCACAGAAAATATGAAAGATATTCGTGCACAGTGGACACATCTGGAGGAG ACGACAAAATTGAGAGAACAGAAGCTTAAAGACTCAGTGGCCCTGCATCAGTTCCTAACGGATGCTAATGACATGGATGCTTGGCTAATGGAAACACTCAGACAGGTCTCTAGTCAGGACGTGGGTCACGACGAGTTCTCCACCCAAACTCTAGCTCGCAAGCAGAGGGAAATTGAGGAGGAAATCAAGAGCCATCAACCTCTCATTGAATCCCTGCATGAGCAGAACCAAGCACTGCCACAAACCTGTGCTAATTTCCCTGAG GTGGAGGGCCGGCTACCTGCTATTGAGCGGCGCTACAAAGAGCTACAATCTCTGTCAGTGTCTCGGCGCCAGGCCTTGGAAGGTGCTTTAGCACTTTATCGCATGTTCAGTGAGGCAGGTGCCTGCCAACTCTGggtggaagaaaaagaaaagtggttACATGGCATGGAGATCCCGACCAAACTTGAAGACTTGGAAGTGGTGCAGCAGAG GTTTGAAACACTGGAACCTGAAATGAACAACGTAGGGACCAGTGTCACCGATGTGAACAAGGTGGCTGAGCAGCTGTTAACCTCTGACAACTGCAACAAAGACCAAATCCACCAGACATGTGACCGTCTGAACAACAG GTGGAAAGAATTCCAGAATCTGACTGGTCAAAAGAAACAAGGCCTGGAGTCAGCCCTTAATATCCAAAACTACCACCTGGAATGTAATGAGATCCAAACGTGGATGAAGGAAAAGACCAAAGTAATTGAATCTACTCAGAGCTTGGGAAATGATCTGACTGGAGTGATGGCACTACAGCGCAAACTCACAGGCATGGAGCGAGACCTAGAAGCTATTCAG GGAAAATTAGATGACCTGAGAGAGGAGGCAGAAAAACTGGCCGAGGAACATCCAGATCAAGCAGGGGAGATTCAAGATCGCCTGGCAGGAATACAGGAAGTGTGGGAGGAGTTGAACTCTACCATGAAACGGCGTGAAGAGTCACTGGGAGAGGCCAGCAAGCTGCAGGGCTTCCTCCGGGATCTAGATGACTTCCAGTCGTGGCTATCCCGCACCCAGACAGCTGTGGCCTCAGAGGACAGTCCCACCTCTCTGCCTGAGGCTGAGAGTTTGCTCGCCCAGCATGAGAATATAAAAAATGAGGTGGATAACTATAAGGAGGACTATGAAAAAATGCGAGTGGTCGGTGAGGAGGTGACCCAAGGTCAAACAGATGCACAACACATGTTCTTGGCTCAAAGGCTCCAGGCGCTGGATACTGGCTGGCATGAGCTGCGTCAAATGTGGGAGAACCGCCAAAGTCTTTTGGCCCAAGCATTCGACTTCCAGACGTTCTTAAGAGATGCAAAGCAGGCGGAGGCCTTCCTCAACAGCCAG gaGTATGTATTATCCCACACAGAAATGCCGACAAGTCTCCAGGGAGCGGACGAGGCCATTAAGAAATATGAAGATTTCCTCACCACCACAGATGCCAGCGAGGAGAAGATAACTGGTGTTGTGGAGGCGGGACGGCGCCTCATTAACGATGGCAATGCAAACTCTGATAAGATCCAAGAGAAAGTGGATTCTATTCAGGAAAG GCATCTCAAGAATAAGAATGCTGCCAGTGAATTGCTGGCAAAACTTAAGGATAACCGTGAACTGCAACACTTCCTCCAAGATGGACAGGAG CTCACATTATGGATCAATGAGAAAATGCTGACAGCTCAAGACATGTCATATGATGAGGCTCGAAATCTTCACAGCAAGTGGCAGAAACACCAGGCCTTCATGGCAGAACTGGCCTCAAACAAAGACTGGTTAGACAAAATCGATAAG GAGGGCCAGGCTCTTGTGGCAGAGAAGCCAGAGTTGAAACCTGTTGTTCAGCAAACCCTCGAGGACCTACAGCGTCAGTGGGAGGAGTTAGAGAGCACCACCCGCACCAAAGCCCAGTGCTTGTTTGATGCCAATCGGGCAGAGTTGTTCACACAGAGCTGCTGTGCTCTGGACGGCTGGGTGAAGAACCTTGAGGGTCAGCTGCATAGTGATGATTATGGCAAGGATCTGACCAGTGTCAACATCCTGCTCAAGAAGCATCAG ATGCTGGAGCACCAGATGGAGGTCAGGGAGAAGGAGGTGCAGTCACTGCAGTCTCAAGCCTTAGCTTTGTCTCAGGAAGATGCTGGACTTGCTGAGGTAGATGGTCAACAAAGGCGTGTCACAGACAGCTTTTCCAGCCTTCAGGAGCCTCTTAGCCAGAGGAGACAGCGGCTCCTTGCCTCCAAAGAGGCCCACCAGTTCAACAGAGACCTGGAAGACGAAATC TTGTGGGTGAAAGAGAGGATGCCTTTGGCAACCTCTACAGACCACGGAAAAGATCTTCCTACAGTACAGCTACTTATCAAGAAGAACCAG ACATTGCAAAAGGAGATCCAGGGACATCAACCCCGAATTGATGACATCCACAAACGAGGAAAGACTCAAAGCCAGGTAGACAAGGAGCGGCAGTCTGTTCTTGAGGAGCGACTTGTTGAGCTGAAAGAACTTTGGGACCAGCTGATTGGCGAGACCGACAAACGTCATGCTCGTCTAGTAGAGGCCAATCGAGCCCAGCAGTTCTATGCTGATGCGGCGGAGGCAGAGGCCTGGATGGGAGAGCAGGAGTTGCACATGATGTCGGAAGAAAAGGCAAAG GATGAACAGAGTGCTCTAGTGATGGTTAAAAAGCACCAAACTCTGGAACAAGCACTTGAAGACTACGCCCAGACCATTCACCAGTTAGCCAATAGCAGCCGATTAATGGTGACCAGCGAACATCCAGAGAG TGACAGAATCACATTACGACAAGCACAAGTCGACAAGTTGTACGCTGGGTTGAAAGACCTCGCAGAGGAGCGCCGTGGGAGGCTTCAGGAGAGACTTCGTCTGACCCAGTTAAAGCGGGAGGTGGATGATTTGGAACAGTGGATCGCAGAAAGGGAGGTGGTGGCTGGCTCCCATGAACTAGGACAGGACTATGAGCATGTCACA ATGCTGAGAGACAGGTTTCGTGAGTTTGCTCGTGACACTAGCACAATTGGCCAAGAGCGTGTAGATGGCGTAAATGGACTGGCAGACGACCTCATTGAATCTGGTCACCCGGAGAACGCCAGTGTCGCCGAGTGGAAAGATGGCCTAAACGAGGCCTGGGCCGACCTGCTGGAACTGattgacacacgcacacagatgtTGGCAGCCTCCTATGAATTGCACCGCTTCCATCAGGATGCCATGGAGGTTCTTGGGCGCGTCAAGGAGAAGCGGGAGGCGCTACCGTCTGACCTCGGCCGAGATTTAAACACTGTCCAGCATCTACACAGACAGCACAATACTTTTGAAAATGACATTCAGGCCCTCAGTGGACAG GTGAACCAGGTGCAAGATGATGCCGCAAGGCTGCAAAAGGCTTACGCTGGAGAGAAAGCTGATGACATTAACCGGAGTGAACATGCTGTGAGCTCTGCTTGGCAGGGTCTTCTTGAGGCCGGTGAGTCCCGCAGGGTACTCCTCCTCGACACCGTGGAAAAGTTCCGCTTCTTCAACATGGTGCGAGACCTCATGCTCTGGATGGATGGGGTCAACCTGCAGATTGATGCACATGACAGCCCCAG GGATGTATCTTCTGCAGACCTGGTCATTGCTAATCATCAAGACATCAAGTCGGAGATTGAGACCCGAGCAGACAGCTTCACAGCCTGTATTGACATGGGAAACACGCTCATCAACAATAATCACTATGCCACTGATGAG ATCCGGGAAAAGCTCGGTCAGTTACAAGAAAAGAGAGACAAGATCAACAAAAATTGGCAGGACAAGATGGACTATTTACAAATTA TGCTGGAAGTATTGCAGTTTGGACGGGATGCCTATGTCGCAGAGTCTTGGTTGGCTGGGCAAGAACCTCTTGTGCGGACAGCAGACCTAGGCTCCAATGTAGACGAGGTGGAAAGTCTAATAAAGCGCCACGAGGCCTTTGAGAAACTTGCTGCTTCCTGGGAAGAGCGTTTTGTCCAGTTGGAGAAGCTTACTACA CTGGAGGAGCAGGATATTCAGAGGCGgcgagaggaagaggagagggcACGACGGCCCCCCACACCAGCCACGGTAGAGGAAGTGGTGCAGGTGCAGTCGGAGGTAGAAAGTCAAGTGCATGACTCTGCGGCCAG AACCAGTCTAGACCAGACAACACTGAATCAGTCGGTGTCTGTGAATGGAGTACACAGTGACAATGACACGTCACAG GGCTCAGAGTCAGAAAACGGACCAGGTCGAGACAGCGGCTTAGCGTCCTCACGCCTCGAGCCGTCGGCCACGTTACCGGGCAGAGGTGGAGCCGAGTCTGACCCGGACACCATGGAGGGTATACTCTGTCGAAAACAAGAGATGGAGTCGCACAGTAAGAAGGCAGCTACCAG GTCATGGCAGAATGTATACTGTGTCCTAAGAAAAGGAAGTCTCGGTTTCTACAAAGATGGCAAGAGCGCTACTAATGGGATTCCATACCACGGAGAGGTCCCAATCAGCCTTGGAGAGGCTGTTTGTGAGATCGCACATGACTATAAGAAGAGGAAACATGTTTTCAAGCTACG GCTAGGAGATGGAAAGGAGTACCTGTTCCAAGCAAAGGATGAG GCGGAAATGAGCTCCTGGATAAGCGCCATCCTCAGTTCCATTCCATCGGGATCAAGAGACTCACCTGGAGGTCCGCGGGTCCTCAACCGTGCTATGACCATGCCCCCCATCTCCCCTGGCACAGTCGATACTGGAGGTGTGACCATGCGCAATAAAGACGGAAAAGATAAGGATCGGGAGAAGAGGTTCAGCTTCTTTGGCAAGAAAAAATAG